The region ACACGCCCTTGGTGACACAACCAACGGTTGTATGTCAACTGGTAACGTGTTCGCTGCTAAAGTTGAAAAATATATCACTTTGTATCGTTCAAGTGGTTAGGTCGTAGTTAATTCACANNNNNNNNNNNCGTGTTCGCTGCTAAATTACAAGAATGATCAGGAAGTCGAAAAATATACTAGTATTACTTTGTATTGTTTGTGGTTAGGTCGTAGCTAATTCACAAATGGTTCTTGATCTTTCTAATGCAGGACCACATTTTAATCCTGCTGGTAAAGTCCATGGTGCTCCTGAAGATGAAGAGCGTCATGCTGGTGATCTTGGAAACCTCACTGTGGGTGAAGATGGTGTGTTTCCCTTGCCTTCTTCGATTTTCATGTGTCACATTCTGTTAATGTCATACTATAGATACCTTTGTACTTGAAAATCATCTGTCTATTTGATATGGTTAATCT is a window of Papaver somniferum cultivar HN1 unplaced genomic scaffold, ASM357369v1 unplaced-scaffold_25751, whole genome shotgun sequence DNA encoding:
- the LOC113341216 gene encoding superoxide dismutase [Cu-Zn]-like encodes the protein MVKAVVVLNSSEGVNGTIYFTQEGDAPTNVTGTITGLKAGKHGFHVHALGDTTNGCMSTGPHFNPAGKVHGAPEDEERHAGDLGNLTVGEDGVFPLPSSIFMCHILLMSYYRYLCT